AGTCGGGCCACCTGTTCGGCGCCCGTGACACCGCTGAGGACCAGCGTGCGCCAGGCGATGCGCAGCGCGACACCGAGGGCGGCCTCGTCGGGCCCGTGCCCGGAGACGTCACCGACCACCGCGTGGACCGTGCCGTCGACGCTCTGCACGATGTCGTAGAAGTCACCGCCGAGCAGCGCCTGGGCGCGGCCGGGGCGGTAGCGGGCCACCGCTTCGACGCCCTCGCCGCGCAGCAGGGGGCGGGGCAGCAGGCCCCGTTCCAGGCGGGCGTTCTCCTGGGCCTGCATGCGGCTGGCCTGGAGCGCCACGGCCGCGCGCTCGGCCTGCTTGCGCTGGATCGCGTAGCGCACGGCCCGGCCGAAGAGGCCCGGCTCGACCCGGCCCTTGACCAGGTAGTCCTGTGCGCCGGCGGCGACGGCGGCCAGTCCGGTCTCCTCCTCGGCGAGGCCGGTGAGGACCACGACAGCGGCCCGCTCGGCGCCCGCCCGGACCCGGGAGAGCGCCTCGAGTCCCTGGGCGTCCGGCAGGTGCAGGTCCAGCAGGACGCAGTCCGGTACGTCGTCCGCGAGCACCTCGGCGGCCTCGGCCATCGACCGCACCCACTGCAGACGTATCTTCAGCGCGCTGTCGGCGACCAGTTCCTCCACCAACAGCGCGTCACCGGCGTCGTCCTCGACCAGCAGGACGGCGGGCTGCCAGGCCACCCAGGTTTCCGGGCCGACCCCTTCGCCGCCCACCGACAACAGGTCGTCGGCCTGCGGCTGTGGCACCACCATGGCCCTACCCTCCCCACCGAACCGTCTCATGTGACCATAGTTGCCGTCAGACAACAGTCGAGAGCATACCGGTACGCCAGGAGGTCCCGTACGCACGCGCCCCGACCGTCGGCGGAGCGCCCCAACAGGCCCTGCGTTCCGCGTAGTTGAGGGTACGACGGCCACCTGGGAGCCGGCGAGGAACCCCCTTCCTCACCGGCCTGTGACCACGCGGACACAGCGGGCGGACGACACGGCTCCGCCCGTCCGCGATTCCGTGCGACGCGTCGACCAGTGGGCCGGTTGTTGTTTGAACCGGCCCCAGCCCGGTAGTCCGAAGAGGGCGGCAAGCTGCCCAACCGCTCCCGGGAGGGTTCGGCAGTGAGCCCGCCACCGGCCGCCCCAGGAGCGACATCGCGGGGCGGCCGGCCTCCCCTTCCCGGCGCGGCTAGGCGGCGTCGGCCAGTACGCGTTCGCGCACCGTGGCGCAGGAGTGGGTGATCAGCCGGGAGACGTGCATCTGGGAGACGCCGAGATGCTCCGCTATGCGGCTCTGGGTCATGCCGCGGAAGAAACGGAGGTAGAGGATGGTGCGTTCGCGCTCGGGGAGTGTCCGCAGGGCGGGCTTGACCGCCTCGCGGTCGACGACCAGGTCGAATCCGGCGTCGCACTCCCCCAGCAGGCCGACGAGCGTCATGCCCGCGTCCTCGCCCGGCGTCTCGGCGTCCAGCGAGAGCGCGGTGAAGCTGTCCAGCGCCTCCAGACCGGCCTGTACGTCCTCCTCGCTCAGCTGCGCGTACTCGGCGATCTCGGCGACGCTCGGGCGCCGGTCCGGCCCCGTCGCGGACAGGTCCCGCAGGGCGACGCGCACCCTGTTGCGGAGTTCCTGGACGCGCCGGGGCACGTGCAGGGCCCACATGTGGTCGCGGAAGTGGCGCTTGATCTCGCCGGTGACCGTCGGGACGGCATAGCTCTCGAAGGCGTGGCCGCGGTCGGGGTCGTAGCCGTCGACGGCCTTGACGAGGCCGAGGGCCGCGACCTGGCGCAGGTCCTCGTAGGGCTCGCCCTTTCCCCGGTAGCGGCCGGCGATGCGTTCGGACATGGGGAGCCAGACGCGGACGAGTTCGTCGCGCAGGGTGTCCCGTTCGGGTCCGGCGGGCAGGTGCGAGAGGCGGGCGAAGGCGGCGGCGGTGCGGGGGGCGTCGTCGTGCGGATGGCGCTTCCGGGTGGTGACTGTGTCCATGGTGGTGCTCACAACTCCCTCAAGGGGTTGTCGAAGGACGGTCCCCATGGGAGCGGGCACGCACCGACCAGGCGGAACACACCCGCGATCCGGCATACACCGGGCCCCACGGACGTGCCTCCTGTCCGAAGCACTCACCCTGCGCCTTCCCCCGCACCGCACCCTGAAACACATGTGCGAAGGCAATGACTCCTGGCCGCCAAATGGTGACGAAAGGTGACCAATCAGGCGGGTGGAGCGAATCCAGGAACGCAGAAGCGACCGGCTGAGCGCTCTTGCAAGGCCTGCCGCGTTCCGGGTGTTCGACCCGCACCGAGGAGTGGAACGACCCGGCGCTCGCGGGCGGCCCCGTGACGCCGACGGGACGGAGCGACGCGTGAGCGATGCGCGGACGCACCATCCCCGCCCCGACCCGACGGGTCACTCGGCGAGTTCGGAGTCCCGCTCCTCGGCCGGTGCCGTGGTCGAATGCTCGCGGCGGTCGTCGTGCTGGGCGAGGGTGGAGAGCAGCGCCTCGACGGTCATCCCGGCCTCGGCCGGATGCCGCAGGATGGTGCCCGGCTGGATGCGGTACGCGTTGGTCCGCCCCTCCCGCGTGTGGGTGAGATAGCCGTCCTGCTCCAGATCGGAAATGATCTTCTGTACGGCTCTTTCGGTGAGCCTGCACCGCACGGCGATGTCACGGATTCGGGTACGGCGGTCCTCGGCGATCGCGGCCAGCACTCGGGCATGGCTGGTGAGGAACGTCCATCCTGTGTGCGTCTCGGATACTCCGTCCATGCCCCCCAGCATAGGGCCAGGCATTCACGTATCCCGAGACACGAAACAAATTTCGTGTATATCTTGACGCGCTAAATGCGGCGGGCAAGACTTGACCGCGCAGAAAACAGGGCGGATGCCTCAGGAGCGGCTGCCATGCGAGAACACGAACGTAGCGCTCCTCTCAGGAGCGGGGTGCGGACGATATGCGCGGTGTCCCCCGTGCCCACGGTGGACCACCCGTCCTCCACGGCGGATCCCCCGCCGGTCTCCGCCTCCCTGAAGATCGAGACGCGGCCGGCCGGTGCCCGGACGGTCGTCGTGGTCTCCGGGGAGATCGACATCGACTCGGAACAAACGGTGCGGCGCGCGCTGCGGCTGGCCCTCGCCCGGTCATCCGGAGGGCTGGACCTCGACCTGGCCGGAGTCGGTTTCTGCGACTGCGCCGGGCTCAACGTCCTGCTGTCCTTGCGCGCGATCGCCCTGGCGGACGGCAAGACACTCCGCGTCCGGGCCGCCGGCGCAGGGGTCGAGCGGCTCTTCGCGATCACCGGCACATCGTCCCTGTTCCGTCACGCTCCAGAACCCGCGACCACCGACGGGGTGGCCGGCTCCTGGCACGGACATTCCCCCACGACGCACGACCCGATGGAGGAGAACGGCGTGTCCGACGAGGCCGAGGAGCTGCGCGTCGAAGTCGTGCAGCTCAAGCGCGCGATGCTGACCCGGCCGGTCATCGACCTGGCCCGCGGAGTCCTGATGGCCTCCTTCGGTCTCAGCCGCGAGGACGCCTGGAGCGTCCTGGTCGACGTCTCCCAGCGCACGAACACCAAGCTCCATCAACTGGCCGAGGAACTCGTCGACTCGGTCAACGGAGCGCCGCTGCCCGAGCAGCTGCAACAGCGGATCTCGACGGCGGTCACCGAGATCTCACGCCCGGCGTAGGCCGGCGGGGCGCGGACATCGGCTACCCGCCGGCGGGTCTCGGCTTCGGCACCGGTGCGATCCGCAGGGCGACCGCTCCCGCCGCCTCGGTGTCGTCGCTGCGTCGTGTCATCTCCGTCCACCAGGCGCCGCCGTCCTCGATGTAGCGCAGCAGCACTCCTTCGCGGATGCCCCAGGGGCAGACGGTGACGGTCTTGATGCCGGTGAGCTTCATGACCGTGTGCCCGACCACGGCTCCGGCCAGGCTCTGCGCGGCCCGCGGTGCCGAGACACCGGGGAGCAGGGCCCGGTCGGCGGCGGCGAGGACGGCCAGCCGGTCGAGGCCCACGCGCAGGTCCGCCCGCGCCAACCGCCGTTCCACAAAGGGACCTTGGCGTCCGGGAGCGGCACCGCAGAGCCGGGCCAGCTGCTGAAAGGTGCGGGAGGTCACGACTGTGGTGCGGGGCCCTTCCCAGCGGATCCGTGCGGCCACGTCGCGCAGTTGGTGCCGTACCTCGCGACGCAGCGCCTTCACCGCGCGCTCGGGCGGCGGGTCCTGGCCGTAGAGGAAGTCCCGGGTCAGCCGGCCCGCGCCGAGCGGCAGGGACGCGACGAAGTCGGGCAACCGGCCGCGCCCGAAGGCGACTTCGAAGGATCCGCCACCGATGTCGAAGAGAGCGAGTGGTCCGGCGCGCCAGCCCATCCAGCGGCGGGCGCCGAGGAAGGTCAGCTCGCCCTCGACCTCGCCCGGCAGCGTGCACAGTCGTACGCCGGTCTCGGTGCGGACCGCGCGGAGCACGTCGAGCCGGTTCGGCGCGCCGCGGACCACCGCCGTGGCGAAGGCGAGTGGGCCTGCCGCACCCCAGCTCCGGGCGGTCTCGGCGGCGGCCGCCACCGCCTGCACGAGGTGGTGTACGGACTCCTCGGGGATCTCCCCGTACGGCTGCCCGACGCGCTCGGAGAGCCGTAGTTTCCACTTGGCGGTGTGCACGGGCAGCGGTACGCCGTCCTCCAGGTCCGCCACCACAAGCCGGACCGTGTTTGAACCCACGTCCACCACACTCATTCGCATGAACCGGTGAGTACCCCGCGGAAGAGCCCTCAGTCGTCCTGGTTGATCTTCGTTTCGAGGCGTTGGTCACTCAGCCGCGCAGGTCGTCCAGTCGCCGTCCGGCCGGGGCGAGGGAGCGCCCCCGACTCGCCAGTCCCGCCCAGGGGTTGGTGCGGGCCTGGTCCACGGCGTCGGTGATGGTCCAGCGGCGGGCGTCGAGGTCCGGGTCGTCGAGCTGGTCCCAGCTGATCGGGACGGCGACCGGGGCCCCGGGTTTCGCGCGGACCGCGTAGGGGGCGACGGCGGTCTGCGCGTAGCCGTTGCGCTGGATGTCGAGGTAGAGGCGGTCGCCGCGGTCCTTCTTGCGTGCGGCGGTGGTGAGCCGGCCGGGGTGCGCCTCGGCCAGGTGGTCGGCGACGTCCTTGGCGAAGGCGCGTACCGCGTCGAAGTCCTGCTGTCCGTCGAGGGGCACGACCAGGTGCAGGCCGCGCGAGCCGGTGGTCATCGGCGCGGACGGCAGCCATAGCTCGTCGAGCAACTCCCGCAGGAGCAGGGCGGCTTGGCGTACGACGGCGAAGTCGTCCCCGCCCTCTCCGTCCGCCGGGTCGAGGTCGAAGACCAGGCGGTCCGGGCGGTGGAGCGCACCGGCCCGGGAGAGCCAGCGGTGCGGGGTGATGCAGGCCTGGTCGGCGAGGTGCACGAGCGTGGCGGCGCTGTCGCAGACGACGTGGGTGACGGTGCCGCCCTCCTTGGACACCTCGACGCGTTTGATCCAGTCCGGGTAGTGCGCCGGGACGTTCTTCTGCATGAACCGGGGGCCGTCGATGCCGTCCGGGTGGCGTTCCAGCATCAGCGGGCGTCCGCGCAGATGCGGCAGCATGAAGGGGGCGACGGCCCGGTAGTAGGCGACGAGGTCGCCCTTCGTGTACTCCTTGCCGTTCCCGTCGGCGGGGAACAGCACCTTGTCGGGCCGGTGGATGTCGAGGTTACGGTGGCCCGCCCGCACGGTCCGGGTGCCGGCCGTGCTCCGGGTGCCGGCCATCAGGAACCGCCGGACCCCTCGTTCCAGCGCGGACGCTCCTGGTTCTCGCTGCGCCGGCTTCCGGAGTGGTTGAGGTCGTGCGGCAGGAGCCGCTCGCCGTCGGGGGTGCGCGGCATCTCGTCCGGCTCCCGCTGTTCCCGGATCTCCCCGACGGCACCGGATTCCGGCAGCCGGGGCTGCTCGTCCGGCCGCGGCGGCGCCGATTCCCGCTGCCGCACGTTGATGCCCAGCCGGACGGCCCACACCAGCAGCGCGACGATGACGAGACCACCGGCGAAGGCCACCACCAGGCCCATGGCGGCACCGGATGCGGCGAGGTCCACGTGTTCGTTCTCGGCGATCATCATGTCGGCCGGGTACCCCCGCGCGAAGGGGCCAAGCACGGTGGCCGGCCCGAGCGCCCGGTCCAGATGTCACATCCGCGGGCCGGCCGGTGTCTTCATGGCGAACCGCCCCCAGGCACACGTACACCACGTACAAGGAGGACACCGTGACGCTTCGCGTTCCGAAGGCCGAGCTTCCCGCCGAGCTCCGCGAGAGCATGATCAAGCAGCTCGGGGCCGTGCCCGAGCCCGTCGAAGTGCTGTGGAACCAGCCTCGACTCGCCGCGTCCAACCAGCGGTTCTCCGCCGAGGTGGGCACGTGGGACGCGGCCGACGCGGGGCTCAAGACGTTCGCGCACATGGCCGTCGCGGCCCAGGTCGGCTGCGGCTGGTGCCTCGACGTCAACTACTTCCTCGCGCTGAACCAGAACCTGGACCTGGCCAAGGCGAGCCAGGTGCCGCGCTGGCGGCAGTCGGAGGTGTTCACACCATTGGAGCGTGACGTGCTCGCGTACGCGGAGGCCATGACGAACACTCCGCCGACCGTGACCGACGAACTGTCGAAGAGCCTGCTGGAGCGGCTCGGCCCGGCCGCGCTCGTCGAACTCACCGTGTTCATCGGCTTCGCCAACATGGCGGCCCGGTGCAACACCGCGCACGGGATCACCTCGCAGGGCTACTCGGACGCGTGCGAGATCCCGCTGGCCCCGCGGACGGGGAACGCCGGCGACCACGACGTAGCGTCGACGGCATGACCCAGGACCCCTTCGTCGCGCACGGCGGCCTTCTGTTCACCGTCGCCTACGAGATGCTCGGGTCGGCGGCCGACGCGGAGGACGTGCTGCAGGAGTCCTGGCTGCGGTGGGCCGACGTCGACCGGTCACAGGTGCGTGACCCGCGGTCGTACCTGATCCGGCTCGTCACCCGGCAGGCGCTCAACCGGCTGCGCACGGTGTCGCGCCGCCGTGAGGAGTACGTCGGCGAGTGGCTGCCGGAACCCTTGCTGACCACTCCCGATGTCGCCGAGGACGTCGAGCTCGCGGAGAGTGTCTCGATCGCGATGCTGACCGTGCTGGAGACGCTCGGGCCCACCGAGCGGGCGGTGTTCGTGCTGCGCGAGGTCTTCGAGCTGCCGTACGGCGAGATCGCCGAGGTCCTCGGGAAGTCCGCGGCGGCGGTGCGGCAGGTCGCGCGGCGGGCGCGGGAGCATGTGGCGGCCCGGCGACCGCGGGTGCGGGTGAGCCGCTCGGAGCAGCAGGCTGTGGTGGAACGGTTCCTGCGCGCCCTGCGGACCGGGCAGGTGCAGGAGCTGATGGAGGTGATGGCACCGGACGTGGTGCTGGTGACCGACGGTGGCGGAGTGGTCCCCGCCGCGCTCGCCCCGATCCACGGCGTCGAGGTGGTGGCGCCGATCCTCGCCCGCGCACACGAGGTGGTGGCCGCCTTCGACACCACGCCCGTGTGGCTCAACGGTGAACCGGCGGGCCGGATCGAGTTCGACGGCGAACCGTCCGCGATCAGTGTCGTGGTGGAGGACGGCCGGGTCACCCGGATCTACGTGGTGCGCAATCCGCAGAAGCTGACGCAGCTGGACGAGCCGACCGAACTCGTCAGGTGAGTCCGCCGCCGCTCCGAACATCCCTCTGCACAGGGTGAGTTGAGGCCCATGGGCACTACCATCGACGCGACTGTACGCATCCTGTGCGAAGCCGGTGACAGCCGCGGCGGACGGGGAACCGTCCCGTGCCCGAGCGCATCGGTAGTGGCATGGGGTCGGCCGCGCGGCAGGCCGTGGAGGGGGCGACGTCGTGGCGTATGCCAGAGCACTGCGTGTCGGCGGGGTGGCGGCGGTCTGCGGGGGCCTGCTGCTGGGGTGCACGGGCGGTGACGGGGGTCCCGCGTCACCGCCGACGACGTCACCCGGGACGGCCCGGAGCAGTACGGCCGACTTACCGCCCACGGCGTCGGCCACCCCCGCGACGGATCCGAACAGGGAGCCGAAGACCGCGGCGCAGGCTCGGGCGCTGGTCCAACAGGTCATCTCGGGACCGGAGTTGTTCGGGACCGGGGTGGTGCGGGCGACGCCGTACGAGAGTGACCCGGCGCGGTGGGCGGTACTGGGTGACGACTGCCTGTGGCGGCTGCGCCCGTTGCCCGACGACGCGCTGGCCACGCTGACCCGGCACTTCGAGGTGCCCGCGTCCGGCGCGAAGGGGGCCGTGCGGCTGTCGGCCACGGTCACCGTGCACCGCACGGCGTTGGACGCGTCGTGGGAACAGGCCAGGATGCTGGAGGAGGACCTCGACTGCACGGAGCAGACCCAGCGGCCGGGTGAACGCCTCACGGGACTGCAGTCGTTGTCGTTCGCGCGGGGCGAGGGCGGCAACACCAGCGGCGACGATCTGCTCCTGGAGACGGGACAGTGCGTCAGCGACACGCACGGCGGCCCGTACCCGTACTGGTGGCAACAGGCCGTGCTGGGTTCGGTGGTGAGCGGTACGTCCGTGTGCGGCGGACGCGGCCGCAGCCAGGAGGAGCTCAACTCCCTTGTGGCGGAGGTGCTTCCGAGGATGCTGCTGCGGGTGCAGCAGGAGATCGGCCGCTCGGGCGGGTCGGCGTCCGGTGCGCCGAGTGCGTCCGCGTCCGGCACGAAAGGCGGGTCGTGATGGAGCGGCTGCTTCCCTCCGATCCGTCGCGGCTCGGCGGATACCGGCTGTTGGGGCGTCTGGGTGCGGGCGGCATGGGGGTGGTCTACCTCGCGCGCGGGGAAGCCGGTGACCTCGCCGCGGTGAAGGTGATCCAGCCCGAGTTCGCCCAACAGGCGGAGTTCCGGGCGCGGTTCCGGCGTGAGGCGGACTCCGCGCGCGGGGTGGACAGCCCGTGGGTGGTGCCGGTGCTGGGCGCCGACACGGAGGGCCCGGCGCCCTGGCTGGCGACCGCGTTCGTGCCGGGGCCGTCGCTGGCCGAGGCGGTGGCGGAGTGCGGGCCGCTTCCGGCGCGGGTGGTGCGGGTGCTGGGCAAGGTGCTGGCGCGGGCGCTGGAGGCCGTGCATCAGGCGGAGTTGGTGCACCGGGACGTCAAGCCGGGCAATGTGCTGCTCGCGCTGGACGGGCCGCGGCTGATCGACTTCGGGATCGCCCGGCCCACGGCGGCCGGGGAGACGGAGCTGACCTCGGACAGCATGGTCGTGGGCACGCCCGGGTTCCTCTCCCCGGAGCAGGCACGAGCGCTGCCGGTGGGTCCGGCGAGCGACGTGTTCTCGCTGGGCTGCGTGCTGGCGTACACGGCGACCGGACGGCTGCCGTTCGGGACCGGTGCGGCGGACGCCCTGTTGTACCGGACCGTGCACGACGCGCCGGATCTGGACGGCGTCGAGGACGTCGAACTGCGGGACCTGCTGGAGCGCTGCCTCGCCAAGGAGCCCGAGCGACGACCCCAACTCACCTCACTTGACACGGAGTTGGTGGAGGATGCGCCGGCCGGTTCGATCGGCTGGCTGCCGGACCCGGTGGTCCGGATGGTCGCCGACCGGTCGGCGGAGATGCTGGCGCTGCCCGGTATCGAGCCGACCGAGATCTCCGGCGAGCCGGAACCCCAACAACCGGGACGCCGCCGGGTGTTGGCCCTCGCAGCGGGCGGTACGGCGCTGCTCGCGGCCGGTGGCGGCACGGCGCTGTGGGCGGCCCTGCGGGACAACGACACGAAGACACCGGCGAGTTCGGCCACCCGACGCGCCTGGACCATCGGTGTCCAGGCCGATCTGAGCGGCCCGCTGAAGGCGGCGGGGACGACGCAGGAGCGGGCCGCGCGGCTGGCCGTGGAGCAGTTCAACGCCCGCGAGGACAAGCCGTTCCCGCTCGCCCTGCGCGTGCTGGACGACCGGGGCGAGCCGGCCCGGGCCCAGGCCGTGGCCCGCCAACTCGCCCAGGACCGCGATGTGTTCGCCGTGCTCGGCCCCACCGGTTACGCCTCGGCACAGAGTGCCGTG
This window of the Streptomyces sp. N50 genome carries:
- a CDS encoding Ppx/GppA family phosphatase gives rise to the protein MRMSVVDVGSNTVRLVVADLEDGVPLPVHTAKWKLRLSERVGQPYGEIPEESVHHLVQAVAAAAETARSWGAAGPLAFATAVVRGAPNRLDVLRAVRTETGVRLCTLPGEVEGELTFLGARRWMGWRAGPLALFDIGGGSFEVAFGRGRLPDFVASLPLGAGRLTRDFLYGQDPPPERAVKALRREVRHQLRDVAARIRWEGPRTTVVTSRTFQQLARLCGAAPGRQGPFVERRLARADLRVGLDRLAVLAAADRALLPGVSAPRAAQSLAGAVVGHTVMKLTGIKTVTVCPWGIREGVLLRYIEDGGAWWTEMTRRSDDTEAAGAVALRIAPVPKPRPAGG
- the ligD gene encoding non-homologous end-joining DNA ligase, with product MAGTRSTAGTRTVRAGHRNLDIHRPDKVLFPADGNGKEYTKGDLVAYYRAVAPFMLPHLRGRPLMLERHPDGIDGPRFMQKNVPAHYPDWIKRVEVSKEGGTVTHVVCDSAATLVHLADQACITPHRWLSRAGALHRPDRLVFDLDPADGEGGDDFAVVRQAALLLRELLDELWLPSAPMTTGSRGLHLVVPLDGQQDFDAVRAFAKDVADHLAEAHPGRLTTAARKKDRGDRLYLDIQRNGYAQTAVAPYAVRAKPGAPVAVPISWDQLDDPDLDARRWTITDAVDQARTNPWAGLASRGRSLAPAGRRLDDLRG
- a CDS encoding bifunctional serine/threonine-protein kinase/ABC transporter substrate-binding protein, giving the protein MERLLPSDPSRLGGYRLLGRLGAGGMGVVYLARGEAGDLAAVKVIQPEFAQQAEFRARFRREADSARGVDSPWVVPVLGADTEGPAPWLATAFVPGPSLAEAVAECGPLPARVVRVLGKVLARALEAVHQAELVHRDVKPGNVLLALDGPRLIDFGIARPTAAGETELTSDSMVVGTPGFLSPEQARALPVGPASDVFSLGCVLAYTATGRLPFGTGAADALLYRTVHDAPDLDGVEDVELRDLLERCLAKEPERRPQLTSLDTELVEDAPAGSIGWLPDPVVRMVADRSAEMLALPGIEPTEISGEPEPQQPGRRRVLALAAGGTALLAAGGGTALWAALRDNDTKTPASSATRRAWTIGVQADLSGPLKAAGTTQERAARLAVEQFNAREDKPFPLALRVLDDRGEPARAQAVARQLAQDRDVFAVLGPTGYASAQSAVEVYESAGLPLVTVSELSVSAVQSALLAKPRRYFRAAPLAAYSAFATVTALTAQGSRRPGLLVDRAGGITGMESVNVVHSATGAGGVALYARVVPALAPDVSTVVADMLAHGVDSFYYTGTAERAAPLARALAARDFTGPRFLDTPSATPAFISAAGHASEGWQVLAPYIDPAAAAVRPFATAYRKRFGGAPGDWAAEAYDVTRLLADRLTALAGRAAKRPSRPQVADALAKARFRGLVTTYAFDADHQLITRQVQHYQVKDGRFVYTGPVGLSAS
- a CDS encoding fused response regulator/phosphatase; this translates as MVVPQPQADDLLSVGGEGVGPETWVAWQPAVLLVEDDAGDALLVEELVADSALKIRLQWVRSMAEAAEVLADDVPDCVLLDLHLPDAQGLEALSRVRAGAERAAVVVLTGLAEEETGLAAVAAGAQDYLVKGRVEPGLFGRAVRYAIQRKQAERAAVALQASRMQAQENARLERGLLPRPLLRGEGVEAVARYRPGRAQALLGGDFYDIVQSVDGTVHAVVGDVSGHGPDEAALGVALRIAWRTLVLSGVTGAEQVARLEELLVAERARSEVFATLVSLVVAPGARTARVVRAGHHGLLMRDGGRVEWVELPGGPALGVVPGHADWPVEELAVPTDAAVVLFTDGLFEGHVGRGSERLGEDGLLRLARERAALAPEPFVDELIARAEGLAEAQGGLADDVAVLHLHWT
- a CDS encoding DUF6479 family protein; amino-acid sequence: MMIAENEHVDLAASGAAMGLVVAFAGGLVIVALLVWAVRLGINVRQRESAPPRPDEQPRLPESGAVGEIREQREPDEMPRTPDGERLLPHDLNHSGSRRSENQERPRWNEGSGGS
- a CDS encoding helix-turn-helix transcriptional regulator, which translates into the protein MDGVSETHTGWTFLTSHARVLAAIAEDRRTRIRDIAVRCRLTERAVQKIISDLEQDGYLTHTREGRTNAYRIQPGTILRHPAEAGMTVEALLSTLAQHDDRREHSTTAPAEERDSELAE
- a CDS encoding anti-sigma factor antagonist (This anti-anti-sigma factor, or anti-sigma factor antagonist, belongs to a family that includes characterized members SpoIIAA, RsbV, RsfA, and RsfB.); the protein is MSPVPTVDHPSSTADPPPVSASLKIETRPAGARTVVVVSGEIDIDSEQTVRRALRLALARSSGGLDLDLAGVGFCDCAGLNVLLSLRAIALADGKTLRVRAAGAGVERLFAITGTSSLFRHAPEPATTDGVAGSWHGHSPTTHDPMEENGVSDEAEELRVEVVQLKRAMLTRPVIDLARGVLMASFGLSREDAWSVLVDVSQRTNTKLHQLAEELVDSVNGAPLPEQLQQRISTAVTEISRPA
- a CDS encoding RNA polymerase sigma-70 factor — protein: MTQDPFVAHGGLLFTVAYEMLGSAADAEDVLQESWLRWADVDRSQVRDPRSYLIRLVTRQALNRLRTVSRRREEYVGEWLPEPLLTTPDVAEDVELAESVSIAMLTVLETLGPTERAVFVLREVFELPYGEIAEVLGKSAAAVRQVARRAREHVAARRPRVRVSRSEQQAVVERFLRALRTGQVQELMEVMAPDVVLVTDGGGVVPAALAPIHGVEVVAPILARAHEVVAAFDTTPVWLNGEPAGRIEFDGEPSAISVVVEDGRVTRIYVVRNPQKLTQLDEPTELVR
- a CDS encoding SigB/SigF/SigG family RNA polymerase sigma factor, with product MDTVTTRKRHPHDDAPRTAAAFARLSHLPAGPERDTLRDELVRVWLPMSERIAGRYRGKGEPYEDLRQVAALGLVKAVDGYDPDRGHAFESYAVPTVTGEIKRHFRDHMWALHVPRRVQELRNRVRVALRDLSATGPDRRPSVAEIAEYAQLSEEDVQAGLEALDSFTALSLDAETPGEDAGMTLVGLLGECDAGFDLVVDREAVKPALRTLPERERTILYLRFFRGMTQSRIAEHLGVSQMHVSRLITHSCATVRERVLADAA
- a CDS encoding carboxymuconolactone decarboxylase family protein, whose product is MTLRVPKAELPAELRESMIKQLGAVPEPVEVLWNQPRLAASNQRFSAEVGTWDAADAGLKTFAHMAVAAQVGCGWCLDVNYFLALNQNLDLAKASQVPRWRQSEVFTPLERDVLAYAEAMTNTPPTVTDELSKSLLERLGPAALVELTVFIGFANMAARCNTAHGITSQGYSDACEIPLAPRTGNAGDHDVASTA